Proteins from a genomic interval of Spiroplasma diminutum CUAS-1:
- the dnaA gene encoding chromosomal replication initiator protein DnaA: MTNTALWKEIKKWLISSDIIEPNIYEDYIKNDASIEDLTDNQKAIVVNKDLSKYYLENISHEIKEKISTILKLDMSISFFTKDEFKKEKKITEIIIKKNKKNNNSKEFIFNSFILGKSNSEAYNASKAVINNLGNKWNPLFIYGESGLGKTHLLKAINNELNLIDEELNVKYYASNDFRKEILDALLGGFKEIEQTKDEMNAIDVLLIDDIQFLANSGKTNEIFFNIFNSFIEEGKQIVITSDKFPEHLNGFDKRLVSRFNQGLSVKIETPDFDTAIKIIDYKTEISNLKLDIDSKRFIASHFGTDVRKIEGIINKIEFKLIQEKDSIGEIIELETIQKLLEDYSFAPGGEITVQKIKNVVAQNYGINVKSIDAKNKVSNVVLARHVSMYLTNELMKKNYSEIGILFGGKDHTTVINACNKVKKSLAEDKIFKNVLKKIKKEIVS; the protein is encoded by the coding sequence ATGACTAATACAGCTTTATGAAAAGAAATAAAAAAATGATTAATCTCATCTGACATAATCGAACCAAATATATACGAAGATTATATTAAAAATGATGCTTCAATCGAAGACCTTACAGATAATCAAAAAGCTATAGTTGTTAATAAAGATCTTTCCAAATATTATTTAGAAAATATAAGTCATGAAATAAAAGAAAAAATTAGTACAATATTAAAATTGGATATGTCTATTTCTTTTTTTACAAAAGATGAATTTAAAAAGGAAAAGAAAATAACAGAAATTATTATTAAAAAAAATAAAAAAAATAACAATTCAAAAGAATTCATATTTAATAGTTTTATATTAGGAAAAAGTAATAGTGAAGCCTATAACGCTTCAAAAGCAGTAATTAACAACTTGGGAAATAAATGAAATCCTCTATTTATTTATGGGGAATCAGGATTAGGGAAAACGCATTTACTAAAAGCAATAAATAACGAACTTAATTTAATAGATGAAGAATTAAATGTTAAATATTATGCATCTAATGATTTTAGAAAAGAAATATTAGATGCATTATTAGGTGGTTTTAAAGAAATAGAACAAACTAAAGATGAAATGAATGCAATTGATGTTTTATTAATAGACGACATCCAATTCTTAGCAAACAGTGGTAAAACAAATGAAATATTTTTTAATATATTCAATAGTTTTATAGAAGAAGGAAAACAAATAGTTATAACTTCTGACAAATTTCCAGAACATCTAAATGGTTTTGATAAAAGATTAGTGTCAAGATTCAATCAAGGTTTAAGTGTAAAAATAGAAACACCGGATTTTGATACAGCAATAAAAATCATTGATTATAAAACAGAAATATCAAATTTAAAATTAGATATTGATTCAAAAAGATTCATTGCTTCTCATTTTGGTACCGACGTTAGAAAAATTGAGGGAATTATAAATAAAATTGAGTTTAAATTAATTCAAGAAAAAGATTCAATAGGAGAAATAATAGAACTAGAAACTATACAGAAGTTATTGGAAGATTATTCATTTGCTCCTGGTGGTGAAATAACCGTACAGAAAATCAAAAATGTTGTAGCTCAAAATTATGGTATTAATGTTAAGTCTATAGATGCAAAAAATAAAGTTTCTAATGTTGTTTTAGCAAGACATGTATCAATGTATTTAACAAACGAACTAATGAAGAAAAATTATTCTGAAATTGGAATACTATTTGGTGGAAAAGATCATACAACTGTTATAAATGCTTGTAATAAAGTAAAAAAATCTTTGGCAGAAGATAAAATCTTTAAAAATGTATTGAAAAAAATAAAAAAAGAAATTGTTTCTTAA